The DNA sequence CCCCGGACGGCCGTCGTTCGGTGAGCCGCCATCGTGCCACGGGGTCCGCCGGGCTGCTCGGCTGCGCCACGCCGGGGACGGGGCCTCACTCGTCCGGGCGGCCGCGCAGCTTCTTGATCTGTCCGCGCCGGTTCTTGGCGTCGAGCCTGCGGCGCTGCGACCCGCGCGTCGGGCGGGTGGGGCGACGGGTGCGCGGGCCCGCCGCGGTCGCCTCGCCGAGCAGGGTCGCGAGCCGCCCACGGGCGGCCTCGCGGTTGCGGAGCTGGCTGCGGTGCTCGGACGCGACGACAGTCAGCACGCCGTCGACGAGCCGGTTCGCCAGCCGCGACAGGGCCCGGTCGCGCAGGTCCTCGGGGACGCTCGGCGAGCCCGCGAGGTCGAAGGACAGCTCCACCCGGGAGTCGGTTGTGTTGACGCCCTGCCCACCGGGCCCCGAGGCGCGGGAGAACCGCCAGCTCAGCTCGCGGGCGGGCACGACGAAGCCGCGCCGCACCTCGATCGGGTCGTCCACCACCCCAGTGTCGCCCATCGGTCCCGGGCCCCGCGGCACGCGCGGGGCCCGGGGACCCGGTCAGTCCTCCTTGGACTCGCTCATGCCGGACGAGATCAGGTCCATCACCGACGAGTCGGCGAGGGTCGAGACGTCGCCGACGTCCCGGTTCTCGGCGACGTCGCGCAGCAGGCGGCGCATGATCTTGCCGGAGCGGGTCTTCGGCAGCTCCTCCACGACCAGGATCTGGCGCGGCTTGGCGATCGGGCCGATCTCCTTGGAGACGTGGTCGCGGAGCGCCTTGATGGCCTGCTCGCCCTTCGCCTCGTCCTTCGACGCGCTCCCGCGCAGGATCACGAACGCGACGATCCCCTGGCCGGTGGTCTCGTCGGAGGCGCCCACGACCGCGGCCTCGGCGACGGTCGGGTGGCTGACCAGCGCCGACTCCACCTCGGTGGTCGAGATGCGGTGCCCGGAGATGTTCATGACGTCGTCGACGCGGCCGAGCAGCCAGATGGCGCCGTCCTCGTCGTACTTGGCGCCGTCGCCTGCGAAGTAGTAGCCCTGCTCGGCGAAGCGGGACCAGTAGGTCTCCTTGTAGCGCTCGGTGTCGCCCCAGATGCCGCGCAGCATCGACGGCCACGGCTTGTCGAGGACGAGGTAGCCGCCCTCGCCGTTGCCGACGGGGGTGCCGGTGTCGTCGACGACGGCGGCCGAGATGCCCGGCAGCGCACGCATGGCCGAGCCCGGCTTGGTCGCGGTGACGCCCGGCAGCGGGGCGATCATCTGCGAGCCGGTCTCTGTCTGCCACCAGGTGTCGACGATCGGGCAGCGCTCCTTGCCGATCTTCTCCCGGAACCACATCCAGGCCTCGGGGTTGATCGGCTCGCCGACCGTGCCGAGCACCCTGAGCGAGGACAGGTCGTACTTCGCGGGGATGTCCTCGCCCCACTTCATGAACGTGCGGATCAGCGTCGGGGCGGTGTAGTAGATCGAGACCTTGTACTTGTCGACGATCTCCCAGTGCCGGCCCTCGTGCGGGGTGTTCGGCGTGCCCTCGTAGATCACCTGCGTGGCGCCGTTCGCGAGCGGCCCGTAGACGATGTAGGTGTGCCCGGTGACCCAGCCGATGTCGGCGGTGCACCAGTAG is a window from the Pseudonocardia sp. HH130629-09 genome containing:
- the acs gene encoding acetate--CoA ligase, producing MAESEKSSALSALSSESRSFPPSEEFASQANATADWYDRADDDREGFWAEQADRLHWTKKWGTVLDWQPPFAKWFVGGELNVAYNCADRHVEAGNGDRVAIHWEGEPGDSRTITYADLQREVSKTANALTELGVGKGDRVAIQLPMIPEAVFSMLACARLGALHSVVFGGFSPGALKARIEDAEAKVLITSDGQYRRGKPAPMKENTDEAVAGTSIERVLVVKRTETDVPWTDGRDVWWHDVVDGASDQHTPESFDSEHPLFILYTSGTTGKPKGILHTSGGYLTQSAYTHDVVFDHKPGESVYWCTADIGWVTGHTYIVYGPLANGATQVIYEGTPNTPHEGRHWEIVDKYKVSIYYTAPTLIRTFMKWGEDIPAKYDLSSLRVLGTVGEPINPEAWMWFREKIGKERCPIVDTWWQTETGSQMIAPLPGVTATKPGSAMRALPGISAAVVDDTGTPVGNGEGGYLVLDKPWPSMLRGIWGDTERYKETYWSRFAEQGYYFAGDGAKYDEDGAIWLLGRVDDVMNISGHRISTTEVESALVSHPTVAEAAVVGASDETTGQGIVAFVILRGSASKDEAKGEQAIKALRDHVSKEIGPIAKPRQILVVEELPKTRSGKIMRRLLRDVAENRDVGDVSTLADSSVMDLISSGMSESKED
- the arfB gene encoding alternative ribosome rescue aminoacyl-tRNA hydrolase ArfB, whose translation is MGDTGVVDDPIEVRRGFVVPARELSWRFSRASGPGGQGVNTTDSRVELSFDLAGSPSVPEDLRDRALSRLANRLVDGVLTVVASEHRSQLRNREAARGRLATLLGEATAAGPRTRRPTRPTRGSQRRRLDAKNRRGQIKKLRGRPDE